The DNA sequence AACAAGATGGAGATTACGTGGAGATGGATGAAAACATTGCTGAGTTGGAGTCCGACAAAGCGACCTTCGAATTGCCTGCTGAGCAAGCCGGAATTTTGAAGATTATTGCACAGGAAGGCGATACATTGGAGATTGGTGCAGTCGTTTGTTCGATTGAAGATGGTGACGCGCCTGCCGACGGTGATGATAGCGACAAGAAAGAAGACAAAAAAGAAGAAAAGAAAGAGACGTCTGAAGACGCGGATGCTAAAGAAACGAAAGAATCAGCAGATGCTAGTGGAGACGAAAGTGAAGACTCTTATGCTGCTGGTACGGCCTCACCTGCTGCTGCAAAGATTTTACGCGAAAAAGGAATTGAGGTTACTGCAGTAAAAGGAACCGGTAAAGATGGTCGTATCACCAAAGAAGATGCAGAAAAAGCGCAGGCTAAATCAAAATCTAACGATAAGCCAGCAGCCTCGTCATCTTCAGCACCGACGAAGTCTTCGTCTTCTGAAACTTCACCAAATACATCAGGAGCACGTGAAGAGCGGCGTGAGCGCATGAGCTCTCTACGGAAGACCGTAGCACGCCGATTGGTATCTGTAAAAAATGAAACGGCTATGTTGACAACCTTTAATGAGGTCAACATGCAGCCTATCATGGATTTGCGTGGAAAATACAAAGATGCTTTCAAAGAAAAACATGGTGTAGGTTTAGGCTTTATGTCTTTCTTTACGAAGGCGGTGACTACTGCATTAAAAGAATGGCCTGCCGTGAACGCACGCCTAGAAGAAAATGAAATTGTGTACTCAGACTTCGTAGATGTTTCTATCGCGGTGTCGGGTCCTAAAGGTTTGGTCGTGCCAATTATCCGCAATGCGGAATCTAAAAGCTTGTATCAAATTGAAAAATCCGTTATTGACTTAGCAGTTAAAGCACGTGATAACAAGTTGACGATTGAGGAGATGACTGGAGGAACCTTTACCATCACCAATGGTGGTGTATTTGGTTCTATGATGTCTACTCCTATTATTAA is a window from the Sphingobacterium sp. lm-10 genome containing:
- the odhB gene encoding 2-oxoglutarate dehydrogenase complex dihydrolipoyllysine-residue succinyltransferase, translated to MSLEIKVPTVGESITEVVLAQWLKQDGDYVEMDENIAELESDKATFELPAEQAGILKIIAQEGDTLEIGAVVCSIEDGDAPADGDDSDKKEDKKEEKKETSEDADAKETKESADASGDESEDSYAAGTASPAAAKILREKGIEVTAVKGTGKDGRITKEDAEKAQAKSKSNDKPAASSSSAPTKSSSSETSPNTSGAREERRERMSSLRKTVARRLVSVKNETAMLTTFNEVNMQPIMDLRGKYKDAFKEKHGVGLGFMSFFTKAVTTALKEWPAVNARLEENEIVYSDFVDVSIAVSGPKGLVVPIIRNAESKSLYQIEKSVIDLAVKARDNKLTIEEMTGGTFTITNGGVFGSMMSTPIINAPQSAILGMHNIVQRPVAENGQVVIRPMMYIALSYDHRIIDGRESVSFLVRVKQLLEDPARLLLEV